The Acanthochromis polyacanthus isolate Apoly-LR-REF ecotype Palm Island chromosome 5, KAUST_Apoly_ChrSc, whole genome shotgun sequence genome includes a window with the following:
- the myl2a gene encoding myosin regulatory light chain 2a, whose protein sequence is MAPKKAKKRAAEGANSNVFSMFEQAQIQEFKEAFTIMDQNRDGFIDKNDLRDTFAALGRLNVKQEEIDDMLKEAPGPINFTVFLTMFGEKLKGADPEETILNAFKVFDPEGKGVLRKDYVTQMLTTQADRFSAEEMEQMFAAFPPDVAGNLDYKNLVHIITHGEEKDQE, encoded by the exons ATG GCCCCCAAGAAAGCCAAGAAGAGGGCAGCGGAGGGAGCCAACTCCAACGTGTTCTCCATGTTCGAGCAGGCACAGATCCAGGAATTCAAAGAG GCCTTCACCATCATGGACCAGAACAGAGATGGCTTCATCGACAAGAATGATCTGAGGGACACATTTGCTGCTCTAG GACGTCTGAATGTGAAGCAGGAGGAGATAGACGACATGCTCAAAGAGGCTCCCGGCCCCATCAACTTCACCGTCTTCCTCACCATGTTTGGCGAGAAGCTGAAAG GTGCTGATCCAGAGGAGACCATCCTCAACGCTTTTAAAGTCTTTGACCCTGAGGGGAAAGGGGTGCTGAGGAAGGACTA TGTGACACAGATGCTCACAACACAAGCCGACCGATTCTCAGCCGAAGAG ATGGAGCAGATGTTTGCGGCCTTCCCCCCAGATGTGGCGGGAAACCTGGACTACAAGAACCTGGTTCATATCATCACTCACGGCGAGGAGAAGGACCAGGAGTGA